The Anomaloglossus baeobatrachus isolate aAnoBae1 chromosome 5, aAnoBae1.hap1, whole genome shotgun sequence genome includes the window gctgagaaaatggcgaccggagcgaggagagggggcggggcctactctgagagcggcaaaaggATTCTGTcagtgaggtagccaggggagggaatctttcctcaatgaggagtgtcccttcgcttgtgctgcgcagccgctgggcggagctacactgcctctgcatgactgacatgcagagacagtggaaaccgaaactaggcctcaggcgaagccggggcctagagtaaaacatgcggccgacgtgcaggcaccatcggcgcggttctccagtgaaaactggagaaccggccggaaatgttaacaccaaacataaaacacattcccccaataaataaacataaaggacccttggaaagaccactttctgtggtaataacgtctcatatacttagcttgtgagacgcaggttgccagggtcctggggggtgatagctccgtccagcagggtcctgcaaaagggctgcggatggagaccggtctcctgcaaagcagtgagaaccgtgttggctccgacttcaagccagagccccagcatgggatggtgaaggagcgcggcatgaaagggatacagccctgaaatcaaccttaacagcagccccgcagtggggtgtgaagggacatgccgggagtccagactggacccgcttttcttccaaatctttgtccaaaaggaaaaatcaaaaatcaaaatcagagaatgcatgtgtgtgtgatcctcctgaaacacaaagcatgaaactggctaggactggctagcagggggtgtatatgctaggagggaggagctacacgttttgagtgtagtaactttgtgtgtcctccggaggcagtagctatacacccatggtctgggtctcccataggaacgataaagaaagcacgcatgcgcgcacacacacacagccgggcctcctatacacatatacacacacacacacgtgtacacacacacacacgtgtacacacacacatgtgtacacacacgtgtacacacatacacacatatacacacacacacatatacacacacacacacacacacatatacacacacacacacacacacatatacacacacacacatatacacacacacacatatatacacacacacatacacacacatatacacacacacacacacatatacacacacatatacacacacacacacaaacatatacacacacacaacatatacacacacatatacacacacacacacacacatatacacacacacatatacacacacatatgcacacacacatatgcacacacacatacacacacatatacacacacatacacacacacacatacacatacacacatacatacacatacatacacacacacacacatacatacacacacacacacacacatcacacacacacacatatacacacacacacacacacatcacacacacacacatatacacacacacacacacacacatatacacacatatatacacacacacatacacacacatacacacacacatatacacacacatatacacacacacatatatacacacacacacatatacacacacacacacatatacacacacacatatacacacacatatgcacacacacacacatatatacacacacacacacacacatcaaaaaagcacaaacacagaaccacgtatgcatatttaccttcaaaaaaagtgtctgtccatgcagtggagccggcctcagcagagagcagaaacagtgcaggaagtcaggaatctgcttctttgaagtgaagctccggccccgaccccaggtctgctccgtgtcagaggctgaatgcagctgccggcctcctgtcactgcagacagggagcttcaggactggagcggccacacacaccaatgagacaggtagtcgggcggcccccccattgtccccgcaggttactagtaaccactcacctctcttcttactgtccctcctcaggcacctctctatgtgccccccgctcggctgcttctcttttgcatgcccagcctgcgccgatgctgtattcctaggagcccccgccgctgcttctctctgtgcggcccaggctgctgccgggcgggaaattttcaaatgacacacgcgcgccgtactgacgatatcagggtgcgcgtgtgtcacacagagcatctgccgggcagggaacggaggacagattcctgcgttccgctgcctgcactgactgtgcgacgctgcaggaactgttctctgttccctgcacggcacgcagcgtgtgatgagggcaatctgaacacgggcctcccggagcctggagctccgtcaacaggtcagattgctctcatcactgaccggccagcaaggacgccctgaaccaggcgggccggtcacagagagtaggcgggccggatgtggcccgcgggccgccccttgcccaggtctgatctaaatGTAGCTAAACTGAATGTTTGTGAGTATAACTAGGGAATCAACAGGTAAATAAGGCTTATATGAAGCATTATTTAATAAGGACATTTTGCTACATATTAAATATCAATATAATATATTgctcataaatggagaaaaaaacctTTTCTTACTTCTTTTTGGCAGATGACTATAACAGGATTTCAGAGGACGATATGATGTCAGATGTTAAAGAAGATAACCAAGGTATCACACCAGATGCATGTGAAGAGCATGCCTTTATCCCAGATACACCTCCAGCCCTTCACATTGAAGATCTGTCATCTGATCCTTTTCAAGTGGTTGTTAAAGAAGAGATACCTAACTATGGGGATACCCAATTTATAAGTTCAGAATCTGGGAATTATATTGCATATAGTTCAGAACTTGTTGCACATGAGAATATTCACATAGGGAAGAAGaatttttcatgttcaaaatgtgagaAAGGCTTTAATTGTAGGTTTAATCTTATTGCACATCAGAAAAGTCACACGGaaaagaagccatattcatgtaaagaatgtgggaaatgtttttcaaagaaatcaaatcttgttacacatcagagacttcacacgggggagaagccattttcatgttcagtatgtgggaaatgctttacctaCAAGTCAGATCTCATTACACATCAgagaatacacacaggggagaagccatttttatgtttagATTGTGGGAACTTTTTTACAAAAAAATCAAGCCTTGTAAGGCATCAGAAAAATCATACAGGGGAAaaactattttcatgttcagaatgtgggaaaagttacAACCAGAATTCAGATCTCGTAGCACATCAGaggactcacacaggggagaagccatttttatgtccaGTATGTGGAAAAGGTTTTTACAAAAAATCAAgccttgttacacatcaaagaattcacatagAACAAATGACATTTTCAAGTTCTGAATATGAGAAATGCTATACATATAGTTCAAAGCTTGTTGCACATGAGAGTATTCACACAGAGAAGCAATTTTCAAAACTTGGGAACCAATTTAACTGTAAGTTAAATCTTTTTACACAACCGAAAGAGAAGAAGCCATATTCTTGCTTAGAATGTGGGACTAGTTTTACCTACAATTCAGATCTAATTACACACCAGCAATTTCACACAGGAGAAAAATCGTTTCCATGtccacaatgtgggaaatgttttaacaaaaaatcaagccttgttagacatcaaagaaatcacacaggggagaagccattttcatgttcagattgtggtaaATGTTGTAACCAGAAATCAgatcttattacacatcagagaattcacacaggagagaagccttttttatgttcagaatgtgggaattgttttaccaaaaaatcaagtcttgttagacatcagaaaagtcacacaggggaaaacctattttcatgttcagactgtgggaaatgttgtaACCAGAAATCAGATCTCattgcacatcagagaactcatacaggtgagaagccatttttatgtttatTGTGCGGGAAATGTTTCCACAAAAAATCCagccttgttacacatcagaaaattcacacaggggagatgaCCTTTCATATTCTGAATGAGGGAAATGTGGTATGACTAAAAAGAATAGACAAAAAAATGTTGGGTCCAGACAAGCACAGGAAAAATGGTACATATGTCTTCCTTTAAAAAAATGGTAAATTCTATATGCAAACAGTGTTGTTGACATAAGTTTCATACACAAAAAGATAATCCAAGATAAAATACAGCTAAATATGTTATGGTATCCATATGCACCCATAGCGTTCAATGACACAGTATCTGTGTGGAAAAATGCTCATGTAAAGTactacattgaataacattggttcatGTGCTTTCTGTTTGCCATCTATTTTACATACAGATAGCCACACTGACATAAAACACATTTGTGTGAAAGTGCACACTAGGTTTAACTGTGCTATACCGCTATCACCTGGCTGCATTTGAAGAAATCAGTTTAGCAGTTTAATCCTTTAGATGCCATGAATGATCAAAAGTGACTTTTTAATTGATTTGATATGGATGACCTCCATTCCATCACCCATCTCCTGCCTGGTGTCGTAGTGATGTCAGTGCGGCGAGGAGCCCAATGAAGACCTTGGGTTTGCCATATTTGTACTCCAACAAATCTCAGCCTTTGCCGTACCTTCATAGGAGAGCTCTCATCTAAACAATATTTTTTAAGAGATTAAGGTTTGTGGGTTTAAAGCCCTtatgcaaaataataaaaaaatgtaaaagaaataaaaaaaccgACCTTATATTAAAACAAAATTATAATAAAATGAATCTAAATAACCCCCCACACATTAAATATGGTCATGTGGGTTATTGAAAATTTGAACTATGAGTTACAGTCAAAGTGACTCGTatcatatactgctcaaaaaaataaagggaacacttaaacgacAAAatagtattttagtgttccctttatttttttttagcactaTATATGCTGTATGTATCAGTCATGTATAGAATATTTAACAATTGCCTACAGGCACTTTACTTACATTTATATCAAAACCTGTTCTATTCATTAATAAATGCTTGTGTTTATTGTTTCAGTGTTTCAATATTGCTTCACAGATAGTAAAGTAGAGGGAGAGCTGATATCTTGTATAAAGTAAGAATTCGGCTATAAATTCCAGATAGtatttttttaacctttaattCTTTAATCCAGtgttggggaaccttttttctgccaggggccatttctaaatttctaccaaccttcgggtccGCAAAAAATTATCAGCTGGAAAATAAccgtaatatatttggtcaaatagttaattaactcacccctactgtggtggttggagctgcttctctttggcgtGGCTGTGTTGTTCGATGataattgatcatgttgcttctcacaactgcttttccaggtttgtcttggtctggagtgcagtcaacagattggtaatttatatacatcacataggagatgcgggaggcacatataacacaggaggggctagggcatatatacaacacaggaggggctgggacatatatacatcacaggaggggctggggacatatacatcaaaggaggggctggggacatatacatcactagagagGCTGGGGGAATAGCCATCACAGAAGatcctggggcatacacatcacagaacacgctggggcacataaattacaggagatgctgagggcatatacatcacaggaggggctgaggtcatatatacataacaggaggggctgggcacgtatacatcacaggaggggctgggggcatatatacatcacagtaggggctgaggacatatacatcacaggagacactgggatgcataaattacaggagatgctgaaggcatatacatgacaggaggggctagggcatatatacatcacaggggctgGCACACAGCAGGGAAGCCGGTAAACCTGCTGCTTCTCTTCTGTGGGACAGGAATGCATCTCATgcttactccacccacaaagtacgtcatcagcacactagcacaggccagCGTGCTGAGGACCTAAGTGATTTAAAGGATCGGTAGCTGATAAGGCTGCTGCACTAGCCCTGCGGTCCCGGGAATGTGCCCAAGAGTCGCATAAAAAGTCAttgtgggccggaggttccccacccctactTTAATCCATCCACCTTTCGTACATGGATGAATAAATTCTGGCTGGATTAAACTGAACCCAGACAAAACTGAGGAGTTTTTGGTCAGTGACTAACAGCAAAATGGCAACCTTTAAACCGATTACCTCTATTTCTGGGAATCACAACCATTTATATTGGAGATCTGGACATTGTCCCCTTGTTGgggataatttaaaataaattaaatttattttcAAAAAATGAAGAGAAAAAATCACAGAAAATTGTCATCAATTTTCTTGTCCACATTTTGCATGCCAGTCTTGTTGACCAGGAGCACTAGAGTAAGGTGCACTTAATTCACGAATTTAACCTTATATAGAAGAATAACCACAGTTTTTTAGAACTGTTTCACATCTTTGTTACATAGAGTAAACCAACTTCTGTCTCCTGTCATCTGTTATTTCAGCCTGGGATGCTTGGACTACATCCCACAATTGATctgcatttgttggctttgcctcagaaacgGATTAACGTCCAGGGATTGGTGTCAAGGGGTATGAaccgatggaacaggggctccaagGCTGACCCAAAGACTAGGATCCCAGTGCCGTCCCTTATCTTGAAGGCTCGATGAAAGCTGGGTTTGAGCCCTCAGCGTGACCCTGTCTCTTgtccgagccctgatactacttctcCCCCACCCGGGGAGAGGGCTGATGGCCATTAACgaaaaccccacaaataagcacagacaagggtaaacgaaaactcgtGCACACTACACTCAAACAGAAAACTCAAACTTACTTCACAATAAGTGAACTGAGGAGTAAGGGAGTAACTAGGAGTCCTAGGGAGAACGTCCATTTTGATGGCATTTATACGCCCGAACCAAGATAGTCTACTCTTGTCATACTTTTTTAGATCCCTGACTGTCCACTCCAATAGGGGCAAGAAATTgaactgtatgatttttgttgggtcccttggAACGACTACCCCCAGGTATTTGAGTGCCATAGGCTGCCATTTGATAGGGAAATTCACAGTGGCGCGAGCTAGCTGTTCCCCAGATAGGGTAACATTCATGGCCTCTAATTTTGTAAAATTCACCCTAAAGTTACTAAAATTACTAAACACCTCCAACTCTTTAAGCAAGGATGAGAAAGAAATGTGTGGCTGTGAGATAAACATGAGGAGACCGTCCGTGAATAGGTCTAGTTTACGAAACCCGCCCCCTGCCTCAATGCCGCGGATACTAGGGTTATTTCGTATGGCCACCGCCAAATGCTCCATGACGATGACATAAAGCAAGGGGAACAGAGGGCACCCCTGCCGGGTGCCATTGTGGATGGGGAATGAGGAGGACAGAAACCCATTCGCTATGACCCTTGCTGAGAGGCCAGTGTACAAGGACGCGACCCATTCCATAAATTTTGTGCCCAGACACACCTGCCGCAGAGAAGCCAACATAAAGTTCCAGCTGACCcgatcaaaggccttctctgcgtCAACTGAGAGCAAACACATTGGTAAAGAGCGGGCTCTCTCCCGGGCCATCAGAAGGAACAACTTATTGGTGTTCTCACGGGCTTCGCGCCCCTGCACCAAGCCCACCTAGTCTGTATGGATAATCCCTGGGAGGATAGGGGTAAGCCTATTGGCTAATGCCTTAGAAAACATTTTATGTCCAAATTTATCAATGAAATAGGTCTGTAGTTAGTGACCAACATATGGTCTTTCCCTGGTTTGGGAATGACACAAATATGAGCTTCCAGGGAATGGTCTACCTAAAGAGAACTAGCTGAGATAGAATTAAAGACCCTTGTCAGGAACGGGGAGAGCTGGGCATTTAACAATTTATAGAATTGGGGCATGAACCGGTCTGGACCCGGATATTTACCCGACGGGGAGTCTTTGATCACGGACAATATTTGTGCCTCTGAGAAGTCCTCCTCCAAGGCATCAACCTCACCCTCAGGGATAGTCGGGAGAGCAGTCTTTGTCACGTACTCCTTTATTCTACCCTCTAGTGCCTCCTTGGACATATCACCAAATTTGTCCTTAATGTTGTACAGTTCTTTGTAAAACGATTGAAACTGTTCCGTGATATGGACTGGATTCTGGGTCAAGATGCTAGTCCGCACGCTTAATTGTGGGGATATGACTGGGATCTCCCCAAGGGTGAAGGACCCTAGCTAATGGTTTCCCACAGTTATCCGCATATTCATACATGAATCTCTGTAATCTAGTCTTCACACTGCTATTCTTTTGAATACCTACCTTTCAATTAATTAATCAAATACACCGACCGAAAAACCAGCAGATCATGAATGCGGAGTCTGGtggttttctaagaatctactgCACCAACTGGTAAATTGTCTGACATGTGGTAATATAGATTATACTAAAAcagtgaataatctggttagttattggactgctattattttgaacactactATACAATCTTGAACAACAGAGTGGGTTTTCTTTGATTACTCAACCTTCATGGGAGCACAGATCACCTTGAGCAGTTGCTCGGTATCTTAAGTCTTACACTAAAATAACCTCACCTTTATCAACTGAGTCAAGATCGTATTTAGATGTATTATATTCAGTAAGGCATAAAAAGTAGTGGTCGTTTATAAGCAAGAAACAGAAGTAGGAAGACAGACATACACATATCATACTCACCAGCCGTGGGTGGCTCCGACATTGAAGACAGAAGATTCAAGTCCTGACGTGCACGGTGTTTCGAGGATCCTCTTCTCTTCGTGCCGACGTGTTTCTTCCTGGGTAAGTTCCTGTTGGTACTGTGCATGCGCAGTACAAAGTTCAGGATGAACAAAGGGCGGGCTGACAGCGTCTGATGTCACTATTGTCAGACGAGGCCTCCCCTTCTGCTGCTGCGGCTCTTGGTGCTGTATGGAGCTGCAGTCTTGGACCTAATAAAGGGCAAAGTAACGAGATGAGacaacctttggaggttcggtttgcCAGGTACAtacgaaccttagataaggtttgtGTCACTGACTTGAGCCGAACCTcagtggaagtcagtaattgggcagtttgtggctccaccctcatgcagccagccataagcagaacacttcctggGGAGGGTGTGCAGGGGTGtgattttgtgggtttttttgtgtgcatgcacactgcatctgatcatgctgattttaccacaaatgtgaaccattcaaacactgcatgcggTTCGCACAGGGCTGAACATCACTCATGCccaggcacagcgctgctcgcttcagtggtttgcactcgaaactcactcgaacttcaaacctgaaccttgatttttTGTAAGTCGGTTTCCAAACCCAAACctcaggtttgcttatctctaaaaGTAATTGTTCTGGGGCCCGAGCCCCCTCTTCACGAGGCCCTATACACCAGTaaaagcagtaatgccctcatggtGACCCTGGCGCTCCATAAACGtcatacatgtggcgcccctgcggcttcaggtgccacagggtactgcaccttggCCGAGGTGTGGTATTCatgctgggtaaggaggaggtcattcacCGGTGTCCATCACAATTCATACAACACACAGTCAGTTACCcccccactgggactgggctagggtaggtgctcggggtggccatcatgaggtaatgtacctcctgcccactagttcagcaacctgggaggtggggcaccatcaggggaagtgaggagtgacATCACACTTAGTGAGTGGAGCCTGGACCAGCGAACAGGCAGGAGCAGAGAACAGGAGAGTGCACGGAGGAGCAAGGGACCCGTGGTCTGGAACTGGaacgctcgacccgggttcttaggacgaAGGGGGTTCCCAGGGTTCGCAGTGAGTGCAGCAGACACCCGCGACCcaatccacggcccaggagctggggtggagggaacacCACTAGGAAGGCCACACAGAGGGAAACACCAGCCTTGACCTCCAAACTTTCCGGGATCGACTGAGGCCCATAACAGCGGAGCCCGGCACTCCAAAAGCAGTGACATATCAGTGAGTAAAGAATTTGGACTGCAATCCCTGTGTGGTTCAATCTCTATCGGCGCCGTCACCCTCGCGATCCGTCACCATCGGCTACTACTACGCCCAACATCCCTGGGacgtgagctctgcctgtggagagctgtaccaaccaagcttcgtcaccatctgccccagaggacacctaccgcagcggcggctaataactggcctcataccacaggtggcttcacgaatacaaactcttctCTCCTGTAAATAATTCTCTCCATCTTTAATTggcactgccggggtcacggaactgggcctggcTGCTGTGGCGTCCCCCCTCCTACACCAGCCCAGTAGcgagtaacccccaagaccccgtgggcacgtcataCGCACATGGCATCGCTCCGTACACAGCTccactccgtacacgtcgtacacacacggttccacTCAGTAGCATAGCTACCAGGGGGGCACGGGGCGGATGCCCCGTGTCCCGCACTGACAGGGGCCCACCTATAGATACTGCTGCAGTAGAGCAGGACGTAGTCAGTAAATCTGGCATTTGTCTGAGGGGGCGGGGTGTTGCAAGGGCACAGAGATACTAGCGGCTAAATGATCGAAAGGCTAGAATTAGCATCGCTTACTGCGTATACGCCGCCACCGCCTCCACCTCTTCTGCCACGCCTTCTCTCCTGTGGATCTGCCCGCCTGCTCCTGGCCGTGTTCCTGAGCTTCGCGCACCCACCGCCTGTCGTGCACCCGCCGGGAAACCCGCCAATTTACAAGACTGCAGTGGAGTGTCACAGAGATTAAACCTTACACCGCCAGTGTGCtacagtgattaacccttacacctccAGCCCGCTGGGAAAcccaatattcaaggctgcagtggAGTGCCACAGTGATTAGCCCTTAAACCGCCAGCCGGCCGGGAAAACCGCCAAATTCAACTCTGCGGTGTAGTTCTACAGTGATTGACCCATACACCCCCAGCTGTATACAGCAGGTTGTATACAGATCGGGGTGctgtatactgttagggaggaggagagctctatacccttggggaggaggagagctgtatactgttgggaaggaggagagctgtatactgttggggaggaggagagctgtatacccttgggtaggaggggagctgtataccattggggaggaggggagctgtataccgttggggaggaggagagctgtatatcaTTGATGAGGAGGggagctatatacccttggggaggatagcggtataccgttggggaggagaagatctgtatacccttggggaggaggggagcagtatacccttggggaggaggagagctgtatacctttggaggggagaagagctgtatacccttgtggaggaggagagctgtatactgttgaggaggaggagagctgtatacccttgggaaaGAGGGGAGctctatacccttggggaggaggggaacTGTATACCATTGGGGAGGAAGAGAGCTGTATATTGTTGGGGAGGGGAGAGAGCTGTATAccattggggaggaggagagctatatacccttggggaggaggagagctgtatattgttgtggaggaggggagctgtatagcCTTGGaaaggaggggagctgtatacccttgggaaggAGGGGATCTGTATACCCTTGGGAATAGGGGAGCTGTTTACCCTTGGGGATGAGAGGAGCTGTATAAGTTTGggaggaagagagctgtataccctttggggggatgggagctgtatacctttggaGGGGAGAAAAGCTGTATAACGttgaggaggggagctgtataccgttgggcaggaggagagctatatacccttggggaggaggagagtTGTATATCATTGTGGAAGGGGGTAGCTGTATAACCTTGGGAAGGAAAGGAGCTATATACCGTTGGgaaggaggggagctgtatacccttggggatgaggggagctgtataccgttggggagatgagctgtatacccttggggaggaggggagctgtaaaccgttggggaggaggagagctatatacccttggtaaggaggagagctgtatatcgttggggaggagagctgtatacccttggggaggaggggagctgtataccattGGAGAGGagagttgtatacccttggggggaaggaAAACTGTGTGCATTGGAGGAGCTTCATATGGAGAAATGGGAGGACCTATATACCGACACAAGGGCTACATACATGGCGGGGTCGCATACATGGGGGGGATCGCATACGtggtgtggctgcatacatgagggGCTTGTGGCGTTGTTTGTTCATGAATGGTTTAACACAggaaatgcgacacttgtagcccatgtctggAAAAGTGCTATGAAAAGCGCCCATGTTGCACCTTGCAAAGcgcttgtaaggctatgtgcgtactttgCGTCaagctagttgcagttctaaacgcatcctctggcagaaattgtctttgtcaaatttggttttgaccacaaaaacgctgaaAATACGCttatgtttttaccgcgttttaccgcGATTTTCATGCttgttcattgcttaaagtcagatgcgttttgattacaaatacactactaaataaagtttaaacattcaaacactatgaaaaaaacgggaaaaaatgataaaaaaaatatcatgatttaaatcatgcacaaaatagctaattttattaaaatgataacttttATAatttttatgcataaaataacgttaaattatgaattttcaataatttaatagtctgattatgtgtgtgtgtaaagggacatatcatgcccttattataatataaaaaatgcatgcatttattttgttaaaaaagcatgctttctgcatcaaaaaagcatgttaaacgctgggattttgattttggatgcgttttgaaagttctcattaactctaatgttagcaaaacgcttccaaaatggcaaaaacaattgacatgctgcttctttaaacgctgagttattgccaaattttctgcaactaaaacgctgcgtttttaaccccttaacgacctttgacgtactgggtacgtcacggtgacatggtgctaaacgacccatgacgtacccagtacgtcatggcgaaatcgcggtcccgaagccccggggagtccaatttctttgattaaacggtagattcgggaaggaggggacctctgcctgacctcaggaggggtggtgcctcctccccgaacctacagaggctgtgattggctgacaaacgccgctcagccaattacagtcactgtaatgttccagccattgaaaatggctggaacatttaaatccagccctgatcagtgctgctgtagcactgaccattggctggagctgggtgatcggtgcttcacccgcccccagctctgattggagagaccggtcttgtgaccgatttctccaatcaatgtggatctggggcctgtgaccatccctggaagccgaggagagcggtctctgcgggtgcccatcggtaagttgctgcccccgccgcccgcccctgtccctgaTCGCCCTgctagccccgccgctgtctccgatcgccccgaccgccaccgccgctg containing:
- the LOC142312072 gene encoding uncharacterized protein LOC142312072, producing MDRDEIVERILHLTLEILFRLTGEDYTVVKKNSSERCQAPVSERWERPPSPITGLPLHPPIHEDINDQKILELTYKMIELLTGEVPIRCQDVTIYFTMEEWEYLEEHKDLYKDVMMEDPVMMEVPEPLTSPDDYNRISEDDMMSDVKEDNQGITPDACEEHAFIPDTPPALHIEDLSSDPFQVVVKEEIPNYGDTQFISSESGNYIAYSSELVAHENIHIGKKNFSCSKCEKGFNCRFNLIAHQKSHTEKKPYSCKECGKCFSKKSNLVTHQRLHTGEKPFSCSVCGKCFTYKSDLITHQRIHTGEKPFLCLDCGNFFTKKSSLVRHQKNHTGEKLFSCSECGKSYNQNSDLVAHQRTHTGEKPFLCPVCGKGFYKKSSLVTHQRIHIEQMTFSSSEYEKCYTYSSKLVAHESIHTEKQFSKLGNQFNCKLNLFTQPKEKKPYSCLECGTSFTYNSDLITHQQFHTGEKSFPCPQCGKCFNKKSSLVRHQRNHTGEKPFSCSDCGKCCNQKSDLITHQRIHTGEKPFLCSECGNCFTKKSSLVRHQKSHTGENLFSCSDCGKCCNQKSDLIAHQRTHTGEKPFLCLLCGKCFHKKSSLVTHQKIHTGEMTFHILNEGNVV